In the Primulina tabacum isolate GXHZ01 chromosome 7, ASM2559414v2, whole genome shotgun sequence genome, TGGGATATATTGAGAAGTTAATGTTTGCAATGAGTGGTGTGTCCATAACCCCTGCAACAGCAGATCGGGTGGGGGCATTTGTTTCCTTGGTACTGACATTTCGTATCCTAGGTGTTACTTGTCTATGGTCGTTACTAACGTTTCTTATGAGGCTCTTTCCATCCAGACCAGTAGCGGAGAACTATTAATGTAAATAGAGTATTCCAGTACAATTGCTTACCTTATATTAATGCATTCTTGCTTTTCTTTTGCTCGtcttaaaatgttttttttatccATTCCTTCACATACTGATCCATTTTCTGACTCAACTGGTGCATTGAGAATTAGTGGGAAAAGAAAGAATAGTGATGTTCACTCTTAATTTATCACATATAACCATTATACTTTGGCTTCACAGAAGCTATACTATCATATACTCAATCTGGAACATTATTCTACCAGAAATCTCTACAGGAGCATTCTCCATGTCTGAGATGATGATAATCTGTTACTATCTCTTACTATAAAATCTTGTTTCTCCGAAAGTGGACAAGATTCGGATAAAATTGTGGCGGTCTCTACAGATTCTCAGGTTCTTGATGATTCTCAAATCTTGGTGCCTGGAGATGTGCTAACAAGCCTATATGCCATGGGGGTGGTCTTTCACTGTGATGAGGCCTTCTCTCTTGCTTCCTGATTCCAACCAACCTTTTGACAAAAAAGTGAGAATATTTTGATTCGTGTAGTTTCGGAGATTGCTTGGTTTGTTTGGTGTTATCTCGAACTGGTTGCATGGTTCACTCATACTGTGAGTGGTTTAGATCTAGAAAATACACTCATGATAATTTTTTACCAAAAAAGTACTTGGTCCTATCTATTGCATTATAATAACTATCCTGAACATAGATTAGTAGAGAAGAACATTACCCAGTCTGATAAAATCGTCAAATTTTTGGTGCAATGTGGGCATGACTATTTTGCATCAGTCGTACTTGACCAATATTGTTAATTCAAGTTGAAAAAGTATTATATCGACCATTACATACTTGCATGTACCAAAATATGTATCTCAACGACTACTGTGATATATATTGTTACAACATCAATGAACACCAATTGGAGATTATAACTTACAATCAGTGAAAATTAATAGTCAGAAGATTGATATCTTTGACTGAAATTATTATGCaagagatattattcttataaatCTTGTCAAAAGCTGTAGAAGTAGGGGTAAAGAGCTGAGAAAAAACGGGGAACTTTTTGGCTATAATTTTTGCCTTGTCCAAGATTGCTTAGGAGCCATTAGAAAATTTCAAGTGCaattttatatgataaattgcCTCATCCGTTTTGGCAAAAACAGCTAGGCCACGCACAAAAGCAAAGGACCCTGTGCCACCCACAATACCCAATACTTCTCTTTCTTTGTGGATTAAGCTTTTGGCCTGGATGCTGATGCTGCCCGAATATTGATTTGTATGTATGGTAAGATAAATGATATTGAACGCCGAATGCGCAAAGCTTTCCACAGGTATTATAAAACCTTGTGCTTTCCCAACTACTTGAGACGTGTTTTCGGGTCCCTCTGTTAGTGTGTGGTGGAATATCAGAGCTCCggcaggtggtggtggtggttcCACCGGACTGGGCTTCGGGGCCAGTGACTCGTGGTTGTCGAATGTAGAATGACAGGGCTACAAAGGGTGTCAGGTTCTTTCTATAGGGCTGTGGTGAGAATAAAGCAAGTAGTATCACTGCGATTGTGGCTAAAAGGACAGCGGTGCAATATATGATTCTTGACAGCATTATTGTGATTATGAATTGGATTCACAAATCTTTAAAGGGTTCTTTTAATACGACATCTTTTAGTGTGTTTGTTCGCATCTATTTTCTGGCAACTTAATCCACCTTTAGATCTTTACCTAATCCTCAACTCATTGACTGCATATTTtagttcttttatttttcaagaatgGTCACTAACATCGTTTTAGAGACTTTAAAGATAGCATGTGCTAAGCTAACCAACGGACTTGTAACTTTTGGTACCACAATACGCATCCCCTCCTATAATAGATAATATCTTTTGTGTCATTATTGTGGAACtgtttgtatattaattaattaaaccgTCTCTATTAGTTATAACTTTAAATATAAGgacaaatgagtttcaaatcTTTGCCTCAGGTATCCAAAGTCGACTTAAATGAAGATGATCGTATGAAATTCTTCATTAAAAACATCATGATAGCAAATTTGATTCATTTGAACAGATCAAAATGGGGACTCCGAGGAGAAAGAACCCCTGGAgtctataataaaaaaatacatttaaacaTATAGTTTGGTTCCCAAGGGGTCTAATGAACAATTTACAACAAAATTTCACCTCTAATATCCTATCCTAAACCACCCCACATCGAATAAAAAACTTGCCTCCATGAGTAACACGAGGAAGAACGAAGAAGTATTCGTCCCGACAAAATCAGGCATAAAAAATTGAACTCAGTAGCCGTCAATCATGAACATATGTGGAAGCCAGATTAGGATGGTGAGCATTTGCAGCGAAACAAATGCGTAGAAATCAATTTGTCAGAGGCTTTGCCTTGCGTATATGACCCATGCTATTCACGAGATCCTTTCTAGTGCAGACGGGGAACAAATTGACCTTCAATAACCCTTTGAGCCGCCAAAGAACATATGGAAAACTTAGTTGATCACGTGAAGTGAAGCGAACAACCTCATCAAACCAAAGGCACATGAACAAATTAGTAGCTGGAGTGTGCTTCCTCACGATTATGGACGCCTCAGCTAGAGCTGCTTGAGAATTACAAGCATCATAAACGTTAATATCTCATTCTCATTGTATCCCATATTTGTGcaaatttaataattcattAATGCGACGAGGAGAAAGTATCCATCACATTGTTCAACAGTATGATTTCAGAACAGGTAGCACGGGAAATGTAAGTATACCTTTCTTTCCGTCAAACCTCTTATCCTCCGGAAGCCTATCCTGGCGATACTGTGCCAATTGTACCTCTACTTCCTCTGGAGTAGCTTTATTTTTCTTGACGACAGCCTTTGCCTCATCATACACACTACTGCGTGCCCCATGTTCAGATATTGCAAGCTCGTAATTTGAACGCCAAAGCAAGGTTTCCAACACACCAAGAGGATCCCTCCTTAATTGAGACTTGGAATCCACCCAAATAGAATATCTAGCATTTGGAAAAAGACGATGGGGAAGCATCTGGCAGAGAGGTAAAAAAACGTAAGTACAAAATGTGGCATATGTAGAAGAAAATAGAACATGTATGTGCCTGATTAGCAACCTTCCCAGCTCCCATTAtagttaaattaaataatcgaCATTTCTGGATTAAGATATTGGTCTGGCTTTGTCATTTTTCCAATTCTATACCCGGGGGAAAAGAAAATCACACGTACAAGTTGAAAAAATAATCATGCGTGCCAAAAAATGGGGGCGGGTGCGATCTGTGACAAAATCAAGCTAACTGGAAATACTGCTATAAACCAACTTACGCAATTGGAAAAAAGAATTGCAATGTATCTAAGAGCATGGGAAATAGGTATATAACTTGGTCAGTAATGCTGAATACTCAATTCTTAAGTATATTTATTAAAGACGGCAATACTTGCATCTGCATTCTACTTTGTACAATGCACTAGCTGTGTGAGTTATTCTTGTTCCAAAATAATTTGCACAGAAAATGAATGAGTGAAATCTGAGAGTTCTATACCTTAGGAATTTTACCATTTAATCTCTGATCTCGGAATGGTAAATCCCTGACTACTATAACACGCCATTTTCCAATAAAATGGTTTTCGTTTACTTTTTTCCCCTCTGCTTCCTGTGTTGCAAGTgtaatttcatcccagaatgcCACATAGCAAACCTGCAGGAACTTTAATAACATAAACACAAGGCAAAAAATTACAATCTGCACAAGATTTACACGTTGATAACAATGGACGACCTTCTGAAGTGATGTCTCTGACATTCCTATAGGTTGATAAAGATCATCTCCACCACCAAATGCACAGGTGGAAACCACAGTTTTGCAAGTATCCATATAACTTTTATCTTCATCAGAAATTCTAAACCCTCCATTTTCTGTGTAGAAACCACAGTGGACCTCAGGTGTTTCAGTCACCTATAACATTATAAAACTTGTGCctcataatttttattaaagtgAGACGTAAACAATAATAAAGCATCAGCATGCCAACTAACGGCATGCAATAGTTCAATGTtagtaaaaaatttgaaatttaaggaCAACAAGAAGGCCGTAATTACCTTAAAACTTTGCTCTCTTTGCTCAAGAGTCTGGTTCCCAGTGAATAAATTAAATCTTGTACCCTCCAAATATCCCACAGATAAGTTTGATTTCTCTTCTTTATTGGTTCTATCAATCTCTGTAATGTATATCAACTTTTTTATTCGATTACTATAATCTGAATCTTTCGGAAGATCTAAAAGCTCGAGTTCTTCAGGAGGTAGGAGACTCAAACACCCTAAAATGATTCAAAAGAGAGAATCACAAACTCGAAACATGATAAATTATAAGCTTGCCCCACGATCGAGAAAATATCAGTCACAATAACTTACCCAACAAGTCCAATCATGTTTTGATACAAAGTAACTAAAATGGTAGAATATCAATTCTTTCCCACTAAAAACTAACACAAGAAATATGGAAACATGAGATTTTGCAGACAAAAGCTCGAGTAAATAACTAAGGAAAAGCTGGTGGAAAAAAAAGGGACAGTTCCCACTAACCAACCAACAATCAG is a window encoding:
- the LOC142551558 gene encoding LOW QUALITY PROTEIN: pterocarpan synthase 1 (The sequence of the model RefSeq protein was modified relative to this genomic sequence to represent the inferred CDS: deleted 1 base in 1 codon), which translates into the protein MLSRIIYCTAVLLATIAVILLALFSPQPYRKNLTPFVALSFYIRQPRVTGPEASPVEPPPPPAGALIFHHTLTEGPENTSQVVGKAQGFIIPVESFAHSAFNIIYLTIHTNQYSGSISIQAKSLIHKEREVLGIVGGTGSFAFVRGLAVFAKTDEAIYHIKLHLKFSNGS
- the LOC142551559 gene encoding putative hexosyltransferase MUCI70 isoform X2, whose product is MLNSNISISVSDEEHDEPSGRSRVRVHRKRKIPGPRARPDFTRKFISKLLKWWPAVVLLFAVVLLMYEAVKIGRGPNSGPHRLKNLVNVASRSSNNSSGNLNRLDPTTRIVGGARQRCLSLLPPEELELLDLPKDSDYSNRIKKLIYITEIDRTNKEEKSNLSVGYLEGTRFNLFTGNQTLEQREQSFKVTETPEVHCGFYTENGGFRISDEDKSYMDTCKTVVSTCAFGGGDDLYQPIGMSETSLQKVCYVAFWDEITLATQEAEGKKVNENHFIGKWRVIVVRDLPFRDQRLNGKIPKMLPHRLFPNARYSIWVDSKSQLRRDPLGVLETLLWRSNYELAISEHGARSSVYDEAKAVVKKNKATPEEVEVQLAQYRQDRLPEDKRFDGKKALAEASIIVRKHTPATNLFMCLWFDEVVRFTSRDQLSFPYVLWRLKGLLKVNLFPVCTRKDLVNSMGHIRKAKPLTN
- the LOC142551559 gene encoding putative hexosyltransferase MUCI70 isoform X1, yielding MLNSNISISVSDEEHDEPSGRSRVRVHRKRKIPGPRARPDFTRKFISKLLKWWPAVVLLFAVVLLMYEAVKIGRGPNSGPHRLKNLVNVASRSSNNSSGNLNRLDPTTRIVGGARQRCLSLLPPEELELLDLPKDSDYSNRIKKLIYITEIDRTNKEEKSNLSVGYLEGTRFNLFTGNQTLEQREQSFKVTETPEVHCGFYTENGGFRISDEDKSYMDTCKTVVSTCAFGGGDDLYQPIGMSETSLQKVCYVAFWDEITLATQEAEGKKVNENHFIGKWRVIVVRDLPFRDQRLNGKIPKMLPHRLFPNARYSIWVDSKSQLRRDPLGVLETLLWRSNYELAISEHGARSSVYDEAKAVVKKNKATPEEVEVQLAQYRQDRLPEDKRFDGKKAALAEASIIVRKHTPATNLFMCLWFDEVVRFTSRDQLSFPYVLWRLKGLLKVNLFPVCTRKDLVNSMGHIRKAKPLTN